A stretch of Lysobacter sp. K5869 DNA encodes these proteins:
- a CDS encoding low temperature requirement protein A, translating into MTPTRPSLLRIREGHAKVGFAELFFDLVFVFAVTQLSHTLLEHLDLAGALRTGLLFLGVWWLWIYTSWVTNWLDPEKVPVRLMIFALMLGGLLLSSSLPHAFAERGLAYGATFAAMQVGRTAFMLWALRGGRSPGNFRNFVRILIWLCVSAVFWLLGGLAEPEARLWYWLIAVAIEYLGPVAFFRVPGLGRSSLTDWDIEGGHLSERCGLFVIIALGESILVTGATYANLDWNPTTLTAFVIAFLGSVAMWWIYFDSGAARGEHRIVHGGDAARQARLAYTYLHLLIVAGIIVCAVADELVLVHPGHAEAAGVAAIVGGPALYLLGCALFKWVTNTRKFPPLSHMAGLAMLIALWFAAAPLHLSALALGAATTTVFVIVAGWETAALRRENAASHAH; encoded by the coding sequence ATGACCCCAACCCGCCCCAGTCTGCTGCGCATCCGCGAAGGCCACGCCAAGGTCGGCTTCGCCGAACTGTTCTTCGACCTGGTGTTCGTCTTCGCCGTCACCCAGCTCTCGCACACCCTGCTCGAACACCTCGACCTCGCCGGCGCGCTGCGCACCGGTCTGCTGTTCCTCGGCGTGTGGTGGCTGTGGATCTACACCTCCTGGGTCACCAACTGGCTCGACCCGGAGAAGGTGCCGGTGCGGCTCATGATCTTCGCGCTGATGCTCGGCGGCCTGCTGCTGTCGTCCTCGCTGCCGCACGCCTTCGCCGAACGCGGCCTCGCCTACGGCGCCACCTTCGCCGCGATGCAGGTCGGGCGCACCGCGTTCATGCTGTGGGCGCTGCGCGGCGGCCGCAGCCCCGGCAATTTCCGCAACTTCGTGCGCATCCTGATCTGGCTGTGCGTGTCGGCGGTGTTCTGGCTGCTCGGCGGACTGGCCGAACCCGAGGCGCGGCTGTGGTACTGGCTGATCGCGGTCGCCATCGAATACCTCGGCCCCGTCGCGTTCTTCCGCGTGCCCGGCCTGGGCCGCTCCTCGCTGACCGACTGGGACATCGAAGGCGGTCATCTCTCGGAGCGCTGCGGCCTGTTCGTCATCATCGCCCTGGGCGAATCGATCCTCGTCACCGGCGCGACCTACGCCAACCTCGACTGGAACCCGACCACGCTGACCGCGTTCGTGATCGCGTTCCTCGGCAGCGTGGCGATGTGGTGGATCTACTTCGACAGCGGCGCGGCGCGCGGCGAGCACCGCATCGTCCACGGCGGCGACGCGGCGCGGCAAGCGCGGCTCGCCTACACCTACCTGCATTTGCTGATCGTCGCCGGCATCATCGTCTGCGCGGTCGCCGACGAGTTGGTGCTGGTGCATCCGGGCCACGCCGAAGCCGCCGGCGTCGCCGCCATCGTCGGCGGGCCGGCGCTGTATCTGCTCGGCTGCGCGCTGTTCAAATGGGTGACCAACACGCGCAAGTTCCCGCCGCTGTCGCATATGGCCGGCCTGGCGATGTTGATCGCGTTGTGGTTCGCCGCCGCGCCGCTGCATTTGTCGGCGTTGGCCTTGGGCGCGGCGACGACGACGGTGTTCGTGATCGTGGCCGGTTGGGAAACCGCGGCGCTGCG